A portion of the Punica granatum isolate Tunisia-2019 chromosome 7, ASM765513v2, whole genome shotgun sequence genome contains these proteins:
- the LOC116215389 gene encoding uncharacterized protein LOC116215389, with protein MSEKALRDHNTLPGSDRKPESTNKGTLMNNCTENVTENLEERQRINSASLVSTPANGNAPINCGGEVGTSEIEYIDSEKLTDVEDVDIALKTLLAGLDSKDWLLVCDTLNNARRLALFHKEVMLDVVGDVIAFLVKSLKNPRSAVCKTGIMTSTDIFHAYNDQLIDFLDPLLVQLLLKSSQDKKFVCEAAEKALVAMTSSVSPTLLLPKLQPHLKHRNPRIRAKASVCFCRSVLRLGIEGIKTYGIDKLIQTAASQLSDQLPESREAARTLLLELQTVYEKSHDPAPSSSDPPETSSWENFCQLNLSPLNAQAVLRVTNAAREGFVLGS; from the exons ATGTCAGAAAAGGCTCTGAGAGATCACAACACGCTACCTGGATCTGACAGAAAACCTGAAAGTACAAATAAAGGAACTCTTATGAACAATTGCACCGAGAATGTGACTGAAAACCTTGAGGAACGTCAGAGAATAAATTCTGCCTCTTTGGTTTCTACTCCTGCAAATGGAAATGCGCCAATCAATTGTGGTGGAGAGGTTGGGACTTCAGAAATTGAATATATTGATTCTGAGAAGTTGACTGATGTGGAAGATGTTGATATAGCCCTCAAG ACACTCTTGGCTGGACTAGATTCTAAAGATTGGCTACTGGTATGTGATACTCTGAATAATGCTCGACGATTAGCATTGTTTCACAAGGAAGTCATGCTTGATGTAGT GGGAGACGTCATCGCTTTTTTGGTGAAATCCCTGAAGAATCCAAGAAGTGCAGTTTGTAAAACTGGAATCATGACATCAACAGACATCTTCCATGCTTATAATGATCAGTTGATTGATTTTTTGGACCCTCTG CTGGTACAGCTTCTTCTCAAGTCTTCCCAAGATAAAAAATTTGTATGTGAGGCAGCCGAGAAAGCTTTAGTAGCAATGACCTCCTCGGTGTCTCCAACATTGCTTTTACCTAAGTTGCAACCACATCTTAAACACAGGAATCCTCGAATTCGAGCAAAGGCATCAGTGTGCTTTTGCAGAAGTGTTCTGCGACTG GGGATTGAAGGAATAAAAACATATGGAATCGATAAGTTGATTCAAACAGCAGCCTCCCAGCTCAGTGACCAACTTCCCGAATCTAGAGAGGCTGCCCGCACCCTCCTCTTGGAACTGCAGACTGTGTACGAGAAATCTCATGACCCTGCTCCATCTTCGTCCGACCCCCCTGAAACAAGCTCTTGGGAGAACTTCTGCCAATTAAATCTGTCTCCTCTAAACGCACAGGCTGTGCTTCGTGTGACCAATGCTGCTCGTGAGGGATTCGTCTTGGGTTCGTGA
- the LOC116215509 gene encoding bidirectional sugar transporter SWEET6b-like, protein MVSAEAARNVVGIIGNFVSLFLFLSPCPTFYRIWKKKSVEEFQAYPYLATVLNCLMWIMYGLPVVHPDSTLVVSINGFGLVVELIYLSLYFTYAPKNGRMKVVLTLLIEVIFAAAVMTGVILGLHTHKKRSLVLGVICDVFNIIMYGMPLSIMKKVVTTKSVEYMPFFLSLTGFLNGCIWTSYALIKFDIYLLISNGLGAILGAVQLVLYACYYKSTPTNVVAAADAKKPNRPKIQLSGSDNV, encoded by the exons ATGGTGAGCGCCGAAGCAGCGAGGAACGTCGTTGGCATCATCG GTAATTTTGTTTCCCTGTTCCTCTTCCTCTCACCATG CCCAACCTTTTATAGGATTTGGAAGAAAAAGTCGGTGGAGGAGTTCCAGGCGTACCCATACCTGGCAACGGTGTTGAACTGCCTCATGTGGATAATGTACGGGTTGCCGGTGGTTCACCCGGACAGCACCCTCGTCGTCTCCATCAATGGCTTTGGGCTTGTGGTGGAGCTCATCTACCTCTCACTCTACTTCACGTATGCTCCCAAGAACGGAAGG ATGAAGGTGGTGCTGACTCTCCTGATCGAGGTTATTTTCGCCGCTGCAGTCATGACGGGGGTCATTTTGGGCCTGCACACCCATAAGAAGAGGTCTCTTGTTTTAGGTGTCATCTGTGACGTCTTCAACATCATCATGTACGGCATGCCTCTCTCTATCATG AAAAAGGTAGTCACAACGAAAAGCGTGGAGTATATGCCGTTCTTCCTCTCCTTGACCGGCTTCCTCAACGGCTGCATTTGGACGTCCTATGCCCTTATCAAGTTCGACATCTACCTCCTG ATAAGCAATGGACTCGGGGCAATACTAGGGGCAGTGCAGCTCGTCCTGTACGCCTGCTACTACAAATCTACTCCGACCAACGTAGTTGCTGCTGCGGATGCAAAGAAGCCAAACCGGCCCAAGATCCAGCTCTCGGGCTCCGACAACGTTTGA
- the LOC116212653 gene encoding homeobox-leucine zipper protein HAT5-like isoform X2 has translation MLPLVRETCSSWGTEILSSEEEDRSWLRMNPQIGGHFSDHRRRCSAMSITMISHQRKSAASPPNRKTELSKMLALPPRQVAIWFQNRRARWKTKQLERNYDHLKSLYSSLLIDYDSVVKDNEKLRSEVTSLNEKLHGMRFRFAGQGPCVAPIDETPLKAEEGLNTGSGRSSVVDEECPWHINSSRLYFLGDGGLMDVVKSEEYDSGVDDQSHFCNMFGELPMGWWAWP, from the exons ATGCTTCCGCTTGTCAGGGAAACATGCTCTTCCTGGGGAACGGAGATTCTCTCTTCCGAG GAGGAAGATCGGTCGTGGCTTCGGATGAATCCTCAAATAGGAGGCCATTTTTCGGATCACCGGAGGAGATGTTCGGCGATGAGTATTACGATGATCAGTCACCAGAGAAAAAGCGCCGCCTCTCCGCCGAACAG GAAGACAGAGCTTTCAAAGATGCTGGCGTTGCCGCCGAGGCAGGTCGCCATATGGTTCCAGAACCGTCGTGCACGATGGAAGACAAAGCAGCTCGAACGAAACTATGATCACCTTAAGTCGTTGTACAGTTCCCTACTTATAGATTACGACTCCGTTGTTAAAGATAATGAGAAGCTGAGATCCGAG GTGACATCCTTGAATGAGAAGCTTCATGGCATGAGATTTCGTTTCGCAGGGCAAGGTCCCTGCGTCGCTCCAATAGATGAAACGCCATTAAAGGCTGAGGAGGGACTCAACACTGGGAGCGGTAGGAGCTCCGTGGTCGATGAGGAGTGTCCGTGGCACATCAACAGTTCGAGGTTGTACTTTCTTGGCGATGGTGGTCTGATGGACGTGGTTAAATCGGAGGAGTACGATTCGGGTGTCGATGATCAGAGCCACTTCTGTAACATGTTTGGTGAGCTACCTATGGGCTGGTGGGCCTGGCCTTAA
- the LOC116212653 gene encoding homeobox-leucine zipper protein HAT5-like isoform X1, with the protein MKRSSMEPGSIVFDASACQGNMLFLGNGDSLFRGGRSVVASDESSNRRPFFGSPEEMFGDEYYDDQSPEKKRRLSAEQVYLLETAFEAENKLEPDRKTELSKMLALPPRQVAIWFQNRRARWKTKQLERNYDHLKSLYSSLLIDYDSVVKDNEKLRSEVTSLNEKLHGMRFRFAGQGPCVAPIDETPLKAEEGLNTGSGRSSVVDEECPWHINSSRLYFLGDGGLMDVVKSEEYDSGVDDQSHFCNMFGELPMGWWAWP; encoded by the exons ATGAAAAGGAGTAGCATGGAGCCGGGGAGCATCGTCTTTGATGCTTCCGCTTGTCAGGGAAACATGCTCTTCCTGGGGAACGGAGATTCTCTCTTCCGAG GAGGAAGATCGGTCGTGGCTTCGGATGAATCCTCAAATAGGAGGCCATTTTTCGGATCACCGGAGGAGATGTTCGGCGATGAGTATTACGATGATCAGTCACCAGAGAAAAAGCGCCGCCTCTCCGCCGAACAG GTATATCTCCTGGAGACTGCTTTCGAGGCTGAGAATAAACTCGAACCCGACAGGAAGACAGAGCTTTCAAAGATGCTGGCGTTGCCGCCGAGGCAGGTCGCCATATGGTTCCAGAACCGTCGTGCACGATGGAAGACAAAGCAGCTCGAACGAAACTATGATCACCTTAAGTCGTTGTACAGTTCCCTACTTATAGATTACGACTCCGTTGTTAAAGATAATGAGAAGCTGAGATCCGAG GTGACATCCTTGAATGAGAAGCTTCATGGCATGAGATTTCGTTTCGCAGGGCAAGGTCCCTGCGTCGCTCCAATAGATGAAACGCCATTAAAGGCTGAGGAGGGACTCAACACTGGGAGCGGTAGGAGCTCCGTGGTCGATGAGGAGTGTCCGTGGCACATCAACAGTTCGAGGTTGTACTTTCTTGGCGATGGTGGTCTGATGGACGTGGTTAAATCGGAGGAGTACGATTCGGGTGTCGATGATCAGAGCCACTTCTGTAACATGTTTGGTGAGCTACCTATGGGCTGGTGGGCCTGGCCTTAA
- the LOC116212653 gene encoding homeobox-leucine zipper protein HAT5-like isoform X3 — MKRSSMEPGSIVFDASACQGNMLFLGNGDSLFRGGRSVVASDESSNRRPFFGSPEEMFGDEYYDDQSPEKKRRLSAEQVYLLETAFEAENKLEPDRKTELSKMLALPPRQVAIWFQNRRARWKTKQLERNYDHLKSLYSSLLIDYDSVVKDNEKLRSEGKVPASLQ, encoded by the exons ATGAAAAGGAGTAGCATGGAGCCGGGGAGCATCGTCTTTGATGCTTCCGCTTGTCAGGGAAACATGCTCTTCCTGGGGAACGGAGATTCTCTCTTCCGAG GAGGAAGATCGGTCGTGGCTTCGGATGAATCCTCAAATAGGAGGCCATTTTTCGGATCACCGGAGGAGATGTTCGGCGATGAGTATTACGATGATCAGTCACCAGAGAAAAAGCGCCGCCTCTCCGCCGAACAG GTATATCTCCTGGAGACTGCTTTCGAGGCTGAGAATAAACTCGAACCCGACAGGAAGACAGAGCTTTCAAAGATGCTGGCGTTGCCGCCGAGGCAGGTCGCCATATGGTTCCAGAACCGTCGTGCACGATGGAAGACAAAGCAGCTCGAACGAAACTATGATCACCTTAAGTCGTTGTACAGTTCCCTACTTATAGATTACGACTCCGTTGTTAAAGATAATGAGAAGCTGAGATCCGAG GGCAAGGTCCCTGCGTCGCTCCAATAG